From a region of the Neobacillus niacini genome:
- a CDS encoding bile acid:sodium symporter family protein, producing the protein MLQKINKQLEKIMPLITPTSVVLGVLLSTYITDFSYLIPWIFAFMTFAGSLNSNFKSLSDVVKHPLPIFAAMVLLHILMPVWAWGVGHITFQEDIFTITGIVLGMAIPTGITSFIWVSIYRGNIPLTLSIILIDTILSPLIVPYCLSFLIGEKIEMDFMSIMQGLVGMIVLPSLLGMWLNQSSKGNFTKKLSNTLAPFSKICLGIVVMLNGAVIAPYLKNINLKLIIIIVVVFFIALTGYLFSFLIGKLIKGDRDTVVSLAFSGGMRNISAGAVIAVTYFSPAVAVPVVVGMLFQQILASLTGSFLARYYDKKTIYLEHSHRI; encoded by the coding sequence ATGCTGCAGAAGATAAATAAACAACTAGAAAAAATCATGCCTTTGATTACACCCACAAGTGTAGTATTGGGAGTTTTACTTTCTACCTATATTACAGACTTTTCATATTTAATCCCTTGGATATTTGCGTTTATGACATTTGCAGGAAGTTTGAACTCGAATTTCAAATCTTTATCAGATGTTGTAAAGCATCCGCTTCCAATATTTGCAGCGATGGTGTTACTGCATATCCTCATGCCAGTATGGGCCTGGGGTGTCGGTCATATAACGTTTCAAGAGGATATTTTTACGATTACAGGCATTGTGTTAGGAATGGCGATTCCTACTGGAATAACCAGTTTTATTTGGGTTTCGATTTATAGAGGAAATATCCCGTTGACCTTATCCATTATACTTATCGATACCATTCTTTCCCCGCTCATTGTTCCGTATTGTCTGTCTTTCTTAATAGGTGAGAAAATTGAAATGGACTTTATGAGTATTATGCAGGGGTTAGTTGGAATGATTGTGCTGCCTTCGCTTCTTGGAATGTGGTTAAATCAGAGTTCAAAAGGGAACTTTACGAAAAAGTTAAGTAATACATTGGCGCCTTTTTCAAAAATCTGCCTTGGCATTGTTGTCATGCTAAATGGCGCAGTCATTGCTCCTTATTTAAAAAATATAAATCTAAAACTAATTATTATAATAGTAGTGGTCTTTTTTATTGCATTAACTGGATATCTATTTTCATTTTTAATCGGTAAATTAATCAAAGGTGATCGAGACACGGTCGTTTCTTTAGCTTTTTCTGGTGGAATGAGAAATATAAGTGCTGGGGCTGTTATTGCTGTTACCTATTTTTCCCCGGCTGTTGCGGTGCCCGTAGTTGTAGGTATGCTATTCCAGCAAATCCTCGCTTCCTTAACCGGCAGTTTTTTAGCTCGTTATTATGATAAGAAAACGATTTACTTAGAACATAGTCATAGGATTTAA
- a CDS encoding rhodanese-like domain-containing protein, with amino-acid sequence MLALKKISPKELLERIRGEEKVLLLDVRAREKYNDYHIEDSQVLSLNIPKTVIFNLEEGNGLAQISKEQRLVVTCTTGNSATRCAAILDGLGYQVEVLEGGLTAWKEYRK; translated from the coding sequence GTGTTGGCATTGAAAAAAATTAGTCCAAAAGAACTTCTTGAAAGAATACGAGGAGAAGAAAAAGTACTTCTTCTAGATGTTCGGGCAAGAGAAAAGTATAATGATTACCATATTGAAGATTCACAGGTTTTGAGTCTTAACATCCCAAAAACGGTAATTTTCAATCTTGAAGAAGGGAATGGGTTAGCTCAAATATCGAAGGAACAACGATTGGTTGTTACCTGCACGACTGGAAATTCCGCTACGAGATGTGCCGCTATTCTTGACGGTCTCGGCTATCAAGTCGAAGTCTTAGAAGGTGGTCTTACGGCTTGGAAGGAATATAGAAAATAA